The following DNA comes from Heptranchias perlo isolate sHepPer1 chromosome 42, sHepPer1.hap1, whole genome shotgun sequence.
cactgagggtctatagtggggagtctggtaaatggccccccttcacctgtgagagggacactgagggtctatagtggggagtctggtaaatggcctcccttcacctgtgagagggacactgagggtctatagtggggagtctggtaaatggccccccttcacctgtgagagggacactgagggtctatagtggggagtctggtaaatggccccccttcacctgtgagagggacactgagggtctatagtggggagtctggtaaatggcccctcttcacctgtgagagggacactgagggtctatagtggggagtctggtaaatggcccctcttcacctgtgagagggacactgagggcctatagtggggagtctggtaaatggcccctcttcacctgtgagagggacactgagggtctatagtggagagtctggtaaatggcccctcttcacctgtgagagggacactgagggcctatagtggggagtctggtaaatggccCCCTCTTCACCTGTTAGAGGGACACTGAGCGTCTATAGTGGAGAGTCTGGTAAATggcccctcttcacctgtgagagggacactgagggtctatagtggggagtctggtaaatggccccccttcacctgtgagagggacactgagggtctatagtggagATTCTGGTAAATGGCccccttcacctgtgagagggacactgagggtctatagtggagAGTCTGGTGAATggcccctcttcacctgtgagagggacactgagggtctatagtggggagtctggtaaatgtcccctcttcacctgtgagagggacactgagggtctatagtggagagtctggtaaatggcccctcttcacctgtgagagggacactgagggtctatagtggagagtctggtaaatggccccccttcacctgtgagagggacactgagggtctatagtggggagtctggtaaatggccccctcttcacctgtgagagggacactgagggtctatagtggagagtctggtaaatggccccccttcacctgtgagagggacactgagggtctatagtggagATTCTGGTAAATGGCccccttcacctgtgagagggacactgagggtctatagtggagagtctggtaaatggcccctcttcacctgtgagagggacactgagggtctatagtggggagtctggtaaatgtcccctcttcacctgtgagagggacactgagggtctatagtggagagtctggtaaatggcccctcttcacctgtgagagggacactgagggtctatagtggagagtctggtaaatggccccccttcacctgtgagagagacactgagggtctatagtggggagtctggtaaatggccccctcttcacctgtgagagggacactgagggtctatagtggggagtctggtaaatggcccctcttcacctgtgagagggacactgagggcctatagtggggagtctggtaaatggccccccttcacctgtgagagggacactgagggtctatactggggagtctggtaaatggccccccttcacctgtgagagggacactatgGGTGAGCAGGATATTTGACTGTAGAAGCATCATACATTGATTGAGGAGAGGATCACACTCTGCTGTTACAGCCAACCCCCATGGTGGAGAATCTGCTCCTGCTTAGATAGAGAGCAATGGGCTGGGAATCAGTGACAGAACGTAGCGGGCTGGTGGTCAGGGAGAGAGCAGCGggccagggagagggagcagcgggctgggggccggggagacggagcagcaggctGGGGGTagggcagaggaagagagagagagcgagatgagggctgtgcagtagacgtggtctacatggacttcagcaaagcctttgacaaggtaccacatggtaggttgttacataaggtgaaatctcacgggatccaaggtgaggtagccaattggatacaaaattggcttgacggcagaagacagagggtggttgtggagggttgtttttcaaactggaggcctgtgaccagcggtgtgcctcagggatcggtgctgggtccgctgttatttgttatttatattaatgatttggatgagaatttaggaggcatggttagtaagtttgcagatgacaccaagattggtggcattgtggacagtgaaggaggttatctaggattgcaacgggatcttgataaattgggccagtgggccgatgaatggcagatggagtttaatttagataaatgtgaggtgatgcattttggtagatcgaatcagacccggacctactccgttaatggtagggcgttggggagagttatagaacaaagagatctaggagtacaggttcatagctccttgaaagtggagtcacaggtggatagggtggtgaagaaggcattcagcatgcttggtttcattggtcagaacattgaatacaggagttgggatgtcttgttgaagttgtacaagacattagtaaggccacacttggaatactgtgtacagttctggtcaccctattatagaaaggatattattaaactagaaagagtgcagaaaagatttactaggatgttaccgggcgggacttgatggtttgacttatagggagaggttggatggactgagacttttttccctggagagtaggaggtttaggggtgatcttatagaagtctataaaataatgaggggcatagataaggtagatagtcaaaatcttttctcaaaggtcggggagtctataacgagggggcatagatttaaggtgagaggggagagatacaaaagggtccagaggggcaattttttcactcaaagggtggtgagtgtctggaacgagctgccagaagcagtagtagaggcgggtacaattttgtctttaaaaaagcatttggagaGTTACATGGGtacgatgggtatagagggatatgggccaagtgcaggcaattgggacgagcttagtggtataaactgggcgacatggacatgttgggccgaagggcctgtttccatgttgtaaacttccatgattctatggaGGCAGGAGCGGGCcaggagtcagggagagagagcagcGGGCCGGTCGTCTCAGAGAGAGAACAGCGAGCCGGGAGTTGGGGAGCGAGTTAGAAGCCTGATGTtgggatggggagaggtgctgagtgcagtgtcccaggggtcagtgtcagGAGAGTGATGATGGGACAGGGTGAGGTGCTGACTGCAGTGTCCCAGGGACCTCGAGGTGAAATGCCCAAACAAGTGCCTTAAAACGGAAATGGAGTCAGTCGTCAGACTGGCGGGtggtgggagagacaaatagaaagagagggagggagggaggacacagacagacagaaggagggaattggagggagggacagacagggaatGACAGACCggtaaggagggagaggaggcggagaaggatggAGGGGGTGgcctggagaaggggagaggttgagtaggacggagggaggggccgagaaggagggaggaagggtgGGCTGGGCCGAGAcggaaggagggagtgaggggccgagaagggagaaggagggagggaggggccgagggagggagggagggagcgagaaagacACACCGTGGGACAGGTTACATCTATTAGAAATTTCCAGCTGTATCAGCCAGACTTGGGCAGGTAGACGGGTGTCCCTGAGACGTACAAGTTTCCATCAGATGGAGGGAATTGAGATTGAAGCCAGTTTGTCCAAATCCAGCTCCTAGTGCAGGCGGTGGATTGACCTGACCTGGAGAATAGACCTGATGTGGTGGAGACCCCTCTTCCCTCAGCCTAAAACACACAACATTTTTACACCTACCTTTTACTAATTTCATTCCATTCTCTGCTCAAGGATACCCGGCAGCCATTCGTGAATTCCATATCGTCTGCTTTttaatgtggaaggagaaatgtttctctgttctgtctgtgggagaagatttcaaacatcagcgTGAGTGGGAAATCACCGAGActcacacacccgagtgagagtgttccagtgcactgactgtggaaagagctttaaccagttacaccgcctgaaaaaacatcgcaccattcagagcggggagaaaccgtccacgtgttctgtgtgtggacgaggcttcaactgatcgtcgaacatggagagacacaaggacacccagaccacggagaaaccgtggaaatgtggggactgtgggaagagtTTCAGTTCCCCGTCCCATCTTGAAATTCATCGACGcagccacactggggagaggccgttcacctgctccgtgtgtgggaagggattcactcagtcatccaacctgctgacacaccagcgagttcacactggagagaggccgttcacctgctccggatgtgggaagggattcactcattcatccgcCCTCCAAAGACACCAGCtgattcacaccggggagagaccCTTTAAGTGCTCAGACTGTGGGGAAAGCTTTAAAAGCTCTGCAGTGTTgatgagacaccagcgagttcacactgggtcGAGGCCTTTCATCTGCTctctgtgtgggaagagatttgctCGTTCGtccaacctgctgatacaccagcgagttcacaccggagagaggctgttcacctgctccgtgtgtgggaagagcttCACTCGTTCATCCAGCCTcactgaacatcaacttgttcacagcGATAAaaggccttttaaatgttctgactgtgagaagagctttaaacgcAGAAatgacctgctgaaacaccaacgcactcgcactggggagaggccgttcacctgctccgagtGTGGGAAGGCATTCACTTGCTCATCCATCCTCATCGAACACCAGcgtgttcacactggggagaagccgttcacctgctccgtgtgtggcaaggcattcactcagtcatccagcctcaTTCACCACCagtttgttcacactgataagagaccttttaaatgttctgactgtgagaagagcttcaaAAGAACAAAGGACCTACTGACACACCagcgtactcacactggggagaggctgtttaAATGTTCggagtgtgggaagagattcacccgGTCCTCcactctgctgacacaccagcgagttcacctgtgactgcagaggttggattctgctgttattgctgctgttaatcccatccaagaCTGAACCAAGTTCATTCTGACAGTCGGGGTTTAttcctgctgatgttaataaactccagcccagttagaGGGGTTAATatgtacaagtgtcaaataaatcatCTTGCTTTCAACCACAGTGTGTCTGGTCCTTGATATCTCCATGATAAGACAAGCTGATTGAGGGCTTATtgtgaagtgagtggaatccatttaggactgaatccctacaactttttaaaagatggatctacaagatgtccaagtctgacaggacagaaaattcgaTCATATCAATAGCCAAAGCAAATTTCAACTCCCCTTTTGTGAAATGCAGCTCCCTGATTACACTCTAAGACGCCCGAACTCGAATTTTATGgtcatgccctcttgttctggaatccctgccagacaaaatagtttctgtttctccccctatcaaatccctttatcattttaaacaggtGCATCACATTACCTctcaaccgtctaaactcaagggaatacaaacccaccaaatgcagcaagttccacattctcaccactctctgcgtaaaTAACTTTCTCCAGAATTCCTTATTGGCTTTATTGGtgactgtgctaaatgggacagattcagaacagatctagcagctcaaaactgggcatccatgaggcgctgtgggccatcagcagcagcagaattatattccagcacaatctgtaacctcatggcccggcatattcctcactcaaccattaccaacaagccagggcatcaaccctggttcaatgaggagtgtagaagagcatgccaggagcagcaccaggcgtacctaaaaatgaggtgtcaacctggtgaagctacaacacaggacttcatgcatgctaaacagcggaagcaacatgctacagacagagctaagcgattccacaaccaacggatcagatcaaagctctgcagtcctgtcacatccagtcgtgaatagtggtggacaattaaacaactaatgggaggaagaggctttgtaaacatccccatcctcaatgatggcagagtccagcacgtgagtgcaaaagacaaggctgaagcatttgcaaccatcttcagccggaactgttgagtggatgatccatctcggcctcctcccaatatccccaccatcacagaagccagtctgcagccaattcgattcactccaagtgataccaagaaatggctgagtgcactggatacagcaaagactatgggccccgacaacatctcggctgtagtgctgaagacttgtgctccagaactagccacgcctctagccaaactgttccagtacagctacaacactggcatctaaccgacaatgtggaaaattgcccaggtatgtcctgtccacaataagcaggacaaatccaatccggacaattaccgccccatcagtctcctttcaatcatcagcaaagtgatggaagctgttgtcgacagtgctatcaagcggcacttactcaccaataacctgctcaccgatgctcagtttggattctgtcaggaccactcggctccagacctcgttacagccttggtccaaacatggacaaaagagctgaattccagaggtgaggtgagagtgactgcccttggcatcaaggcagcaattgaccgagtgtggcaccaaggagccccagtaaaattgaagtcaatgggaatcagggggaaaattctccagtggctggactcatacctggcacaaagaaagatgctagtggtcgttggaggccaatgatctcagcccctgacattgctgcaggagttcctcagggcagtgtcctgggtccaaccatcttcagctgcttcatcaatgaccttccctccatcataaggtcagaaatggggatgttcgctgacaattttttttttatttttttttttattcgttcacgggatgtgggcgtcgctggcaaggccggcatttattgcccatccctaattgccctcgagaaggtggtggtcagccgccttcttgaaccgctgcagtccgtgtggtgacggttctcccacagtgctgttaggaagggagttccaggattttgacccagcgacaatgaaggaacggcgatatatttccaagtcgggatggtgtgtgacttggaggggaacgtgcatgtggtgttgttcccatgcgcctgctgcccttgtccttctaggtggtagaggtcgcgggtttgggaggtgctgtcgaagaagccttggcgagttgctgcagtgcatcctgtggatggtgcacactgcagccacggtgcgccggtggtgaagggagtgaatgtttagggtggtggatggggtggcaatcaagcgggttcagttccattcacaacccctcaaataatgaagcagtccgtgcccgcatgcagcaagacctggacaacatctaggcttgggctgataagtggcaagtaacattcgcggcagacaagtgccaagcaatgaccatctccaacaagagtgagtccaaccacctccccttgacattcaacggcattaccatcgctgaatcccccaccatcaacattctttgggtcaccattgacctgaaacttaactggaccagccacataaatactgtggctacaagagcaggtcagaggctgggtgttctgtggcgagtgactcaaactcctgactccccaaagcctttccaccatctacaaggcacaagtcaggagtgtgatggaatactctccacttgcctggatgagtgcagctccagcaacactcaagaagctcgacaccatccaggacaaagcaacccacttgattggcaccccatccaccaccctaaacactcactcccttcaccaccggcgcacagtggctgcagtgtgtaccatccacaggatgcactgcagcaactcgccaaggcttcttcgacagcacctcccaaaccaaccacctctaccacctagaaggacaagggcagcaggcacatgggaacaacaccacctgcacgttcccctccaagtcacacaccatcccgacttggaagtatatcgccgttccttcatcgtcgctgggtcaaaatcctggaactcccttcctaatagcactgtgggagaaccttcaccacacggactgcagccgttgaAGAAGGTGGCTtatcaccaccttttcaagggcaattcgtgatgggcaataaatgccggcctcgccagcgatgcccacatcccatgaacgaataaaaaaaaattctgacccCCTACTTTTAGtcaccctcacaagtggaaacatctagcCCAGCAAACCCTTTCAaagtcttaaagacctctatcagttcacccatcagccttctctttgctcgagaaaacatttgcagccttttcaatctttcttgatagatatattctctcaattctggtatcatccttctctcgtgcctctatatcctttttgcaatatggagaccagaattgtgcactgtATACagaatgtggtctcaccaaggttctctacaagtTGAACacaacttctctacttttcaattctatccctctacaaatgaaccccagtacttgttttcctttttatggccttattaacctgcgtcactacttttcaTGAATTGTCTATTTGTACCCCGAGGTCCCCCTGCTCCTCGAACCCATTCAGACACTTATTTTCCAAGaaaggcctccttattcttcctactaaaatgcaccatctcacttaactatattaaaattaatttgccagttACACACccgttctgtaagtttattaatgtcttcctgtattttgtcacagtcctcctcagtattagctagaccccctctcccccccccaacaattttgcgttgtacgcaacttttgaaattgtacttccgattgctgagtccaaatcgtttatgtaaatggtgagcaacagtggtcccagcaccgatccctgtggaacaccacttcccatcttttgccggTATGACTAACTACccataacccctactctctgttttctgttttgtagccagcttgttatccattctgctacttgtcctctgactccacatgctctgaccttagtcatgagtctatgaccttattgaaggccttttgaaaattcaatttTATTACATTTACTGCATGACCCTTCTCTATTCTTTCTATTACttatttcaaagaattcaataaggttggtcaggcatAACTTTCccatttgaaatctgtgctgactagcctttattgtattttcagtctctcgatgtctttctattacattatTGAGTAAAGAAtccgttatctttcctaccactgacgttaagctaattagtCTACCgtcccctggacttgttctatctcccttttttaaatataggaatcacattagctgtccaccagtcttcTAGCAttgttcccttttctaatgagttttgtatatgtaatagtacctctgctatctcttcccttacTTCTTTTGATATGCGTGGATACAGTCCATTCGGACCAGGGACTTTATCCTctccaagtttgattagtttatcaattatcttcctcctttcttaaatatctTAGTAATTTTTTGATCGTTTCTTCCAATATCATGTCCACTTGGTTCACTGGTTAATACGGACGCAAAGTAAccgttcaatatttctgccatttcgctgtcattatgaGTTTATCTTAATGGCCCTTTCCctgtcctgattttccttttgttattcatgtgtctgtagaatacttttatattccttgataatttaatttcgtagctactctttgcttttctatttttttgtTACTTGTTTCCTAACCTctatgtattcccttttgtcatcctcctttattgtctgtgtacttagagtatgcctttctctttagtttcaattttacccttatctctttattcatccatggtgtttcattgttggctagtttgttcttgctttttggaggaatatatttctgCTGAACTCTATTAatcacctttttaaatatttcccactgctgttctatctctttgtatgtaaggaatctcacctgacgaaggggataatctccgaaagcttgtgattttaaaataaaattgttggactataacctggtgttgtaagattccttacatttgtccaccccagtccgtcaccggcatctccacatcatatctcttTATAGGTCAATTCTTCCCCCCTGTTTACCTGCCAATCTCAACCCctcaaaattagatttttttttccaatctattactttggtctttgttttacttatatctttctcaatctttatcttaaaccttattatgttgtgatcactgttgcctagatgttccccaacgcttaattctcttatctgctctagtCCATTGCTTATTGCTAGATCCAGCAGCGATTCCTATCTCGTTGGGATTTatgcatactgggtaagaaaggagtcctgcacacactgtaaaaactccattcccctttcccctttttcttgccagtttatttcaggggcagttaaaatctcccatgattattattcaatgtatttcactcatttcatagatttgtttatatatttcttcctccacttcccttccaacATTAGCTGGCCTGTAGAATTCTCCTATTagcgtgatcaatcccttcttatcctttatctcaatccatatggactcTATTTCTAACTTAATggtagttatgtcccttttttctcccgccattatgttatctctactTAGTACAGTTAACCCACCACATCCTTCTTACTTCTCTATCCTTTCCCAacatgttatatcctgcaatatttgactggcagtcctgttctttatgtagtcatgtttcagttatccctgctACACCAGGCTCCTCGCCACAAATTAtcgcctccagttcccccgttttgaatcggatgctgtgcacattgctgtacaggcaatttagaTTGTCTTTAATAATTGCCCCCCTCACTTTATTATTAACAGTCGTCTTCTACTCATGTTCTATAACTCTgtttgttccctgaccatttatgcTACCCTTAGTCCATATCGTGGTCTGACATCTAtgctcatctcctatttcttttatcttgtgttattttcaccagattcctccccccttcccaccCCCGACACGTTTGGTTTCTATTACCGAGTGTTCCGTGGACTCTCGCGTTTaggtttattttatttattaccgCTCCGCCCTCCACTGCTCCAAAAGCTCTTTTCCTCGCTCTCAATCCAATCAGAGAAACTGGATTGAGAGTGATCGGAGCTGCAATGGTGGCTGTCTCTCCCCAGAATGCAGGGCGCACCGTATTGTCCCCTATCGATAGCAGAGGCACGGGACAGGCTGATTGTTCAGCGGTAGAAGCGGCAGGAATGGACTGGTCGCAGCAGGTCAGACAGAGTGGGTTAATAAACCCGAAGGGGACACAGGGTTAATCAACCCCGGGGCGACACAAGGTTAATCAACCCCGGG
Coding sequences within:
- the LOC137306164 gene encoding zinc finger protein 551-like encodes the protein MERHKDTQTTEKPWKCGDCGKSFSSPSHLEIHRRSHTGERPFTCSVCGKGFTQSSNLLTHQRVHTGERPFTCSGCGKGFTHSSALQRHQLIHTGERPFKCSDCGESFKSSAVLMRHQRVHTGSRPFICSLCGKRFARSSNLLIHQRVHTGERLFTCSVCGKSFTRSSSLTEHQLVHSDKRPFKCSDCEKSFKRRNDLLKHQRTRTGERPFTCSECGKAFTCSSILIEHQRVHTGEKPFTCSVCGKAFTQSSSLIHHQFVHTDKRPFKCSDCEKSFKRTKDLLTHQRTHTGERLFKCSECGKRFTRSSTLLTHQRVHL